The Shewanella mesophila genome contains the following window.
CCTCGGCCATGGCATCGACGAAATCCTTAGGGTGATAATAAGAGATGTATTGTAGTGCGTCAGCAACGCTCTCGATAAGATCCGCTTGCTTGATGATGGGCTGTTCTATACTCACAGACTTTTCCTTTATCACAGTTTGGTTTGTTCATCGCCCTTTTGCAGGGTCGTGTATTTTTTTTGAATCCGTTCACATTATGATACTCTTTCGCGACTTTTAGGGGAACATCACATTTTAGATAAGGTTATTTGATGGTTTATTCGTCAACTCAAGGCATTGCAGTTAAAAATTTGGACTGGAATTTGTCAACGACGGAAGTTTTTAGCCATTTTGCAGACAAGCCATGGGCGATGCTGCTCGATTCAGCGAGTGCCAGTCATATCGATGCGCGTTATGACATTATCGTTTTTGATCCGATAGCGACATTAGTTACCCAAGGGCAACTCACCAGCTGTTGCCATTACCAGGAAGACGGCACAGCGACAACAGAGACTAGCGCCCGAGATCCATTTACCTTGTTAAAGCAAATTATCCAACGCTATTTCCCTACAACTTATGAGTGTGAACTGCCCTTTAGTGGTGGCGCACTAGGGTCCTTTAGCTATGATTTGGGCCGCGTTATAGAATCACTGCCTACCACGGCGACAAAAGATATTGATCTGCCCGAGATGAACGTAGGCATCTATAACTGGGCGCTGATATTTGATAGCCAAACTGCCACTTGGTCTATGGTGCATTACCTTGGGCAACAACAACTTGAACAGCAACTTGCTAAAATAGAACAATCCTTAGGACTATCCTTGTCTAAAGCACCATTTTCACTCTGTTCTGATTGGCGGCCACAGATAGACAAACAAGCCTATAGTGACAAATTTGCCGCCATTCAAACATACCTACACAGTGGCGATTGTTACCAAATCAACCTCACTCAGCGCTTTGAGGCGCAATATCAAGGTGATGAATGGCTGGCTTATCTAAAACTGCGCCAAACCAATAAGGCACCGTTTTCCGCATTTTGTCGCTTGCCAGACAATGCCCTGTTATCGATATCCCCCGAGCGTTTTATTCAACTCAAGGGGGACGCAATCCAAACCAAACCCATTAAAGGCACTATGCCGCGCGCTTCAGATCCTGCACTCGATCAACAGAGCGCAGCAATGCTGGCAAATTCAGAAAAGGATCGTGCCGAAAACTTAATGATCGTCGATCTACTTAGAAACGACATAGGAAAAGTCGCTCAGCCCGGGTCAGTCCGCGTACCAATACTTTTTGCGATCGAAAGTTTTCCCGCCGTTCATCATCTGGTCAGCACTGTTACGGCCAAATTAGATAAAGGCTACCATGCCACCGATCTTTTACGGGCGGCATTTCCCGGGGGCTCAATCACAGGCGCACCTAAGATAAGAGCGATGGAGATCATTGAGGAACTCGAACCATCTAGACGCAGTCTATACTGCGGCTCTATTGGCTATATCAGTCAAGATGGCCAAATGGATTCGAGCATCACCATACGAACCTTAATTGCCGAAGACAACAAACTCTATTGCTGGGCTGGCGGCGGAATAGTGGCAGATAGCCTCGTCGATGCCGAATATCAAGAAAGCTATGATAAGGTAAGTAAGATATTACCGATTTTGGCTAACTCTAATGACACTCGATGAGTTTAAGCGGCGCTATGCCCTACAAGTATTACCCAGCGATAACGCACCTAAAATTAACCGCGTGCTTCGTCAAGCCGCGGTTTTAGTTGCATTAATCGAAAAAGAGCAAGAGTTACACCTTATCCTCACTCGCCGTCCAACCCACCTTCGCGCCCATCCTGGGCAAATTAGCTTTCCTGGTGGCAAGGTGGAGGAGCAAGATGTCGATTGCGTGGCAACGGCACTGAGAGAAGCGTTTGAAGAGATAGCATTACCGACTCAAAACGTAGAAATATTAGGGCAATATCCCATATTTAATACCTTTACCGGATTTGCGATTTCCCCCATCATTGGCATCGTCAAAGAGGATTTCGAACCAGTGCTTGACCCAGGTGAAGTGGATGAACTCTTTACCGTGCCCTTAAGGTTTCTGCTCGATCCCGCTAATAGAATCGTCAAGCAGTTCACCCGAAGGGGAGTCACCTACCCCGTCTACTTTATCTCCTATGAAGAATATTTTATTTGGGGAGCCACTGCGGCAATGATCGACAAAATATGTCGCCAGGTCTCACCCTAGTTGCTAATGCCAACGAAATGAAAGCGGACGAAATAGAAGCTAACCAACTACAAACCCTGTTTTAAATCAGAAACTTAATATAAAGCCCAGCAGCAGTCGAGGTCAGCAGCAACAAAGGAATGTTAAACCAATAGCCCATTCGACTATGGTGCGCAACATAAAAGTTAACCGCTAAACTCACCAAGCTGATCGCAGCACAGGCCCATAATACATATTCGAGGCGTAAAGTTATGGTGGGATCCCAATCTAAACGAACACTCGCACCTTTGCTCAAGAAATAGCCTACAGCGCGATCGGGTCTGGCTTTATCAAACAGCAATAGAGCATAGACAGCCAATGACCAGCCTAAGATGGACAAAGTCCCTAAAAAAATCTGAAAAATTTTGATTTTTTTCATATCCGCCCTCGTACACTTGCTGTTAACGTCCTACTCAAGCCTACTATATTAAGTATAGCGTTTGAACAAAATTCAAACTGTTATAATAAGTTATACTGATCGTGATAAGAAATTGACTCGCTTTTCCCCAAAAAATGAGCTCATCGATTTAACCAATTGGAAGGTCGAGACAGGAATGAACCTGAATGAATTAGTACTTTAAGCTTATTTCATCCCAAACTTGTTATCAGCTATTTTTAACAGGCGTTGTTTTGTCCCTCAATAGGCAGAAGATTGCAACTGTTCACAACACTGCCAGCGGAATAAAGGGCTGTTTGAGATACCTTTATTATCCCAAGTTCTGGTGATTTACCAAAAGATTTGCCAAATCGACTCATAAACTCAAGATTATTTGTCACCAACAGCCTATATATACGGTTTTTCCCTTGAGAAAAGCCACCAGCAAGGTAATATAAACGTCCAAAATTTTTAATAAAACGATTCGTTGGAGAACTAAGCAACAATGAGCATTGCATCTGTCGCTTCTGTATTTAAAGGTGATTTTGCGGTTGGTTCGCAAGTTACTGTGCGCGGTTGGGTGAGAACTCGCCGAGATTCCAAGGCCGGCATCTCTTTTCTTGCCGTTTATGATGGTTCCTGTTTTGACCCAATTCAGGGCGTGGTGCCAAATAGCTTAGAAAATTACGATAATGAAGTCCTTAAATTGACAGCGGGTTGTTCTGTAGTCATGACAGGAGAAGTTGTTGAATCTCCAGGCCAAGGCCAAGCATTTGAACTACAAGTCACCAATGTCGAAGTCACTGGCTGGGTAGATGATCCAGACACTTATCCAATGGCTGCTAAGCGTCACTCGATTGAGCATCTGCGTGAACTCGCCCACCTGCGTCCGCGAACCAATATTATTGGTGCCGTCGCACGTGTACGTAACTGTCTATCTCAAGCAATTCATCGTTTTTATAACGAAGAAGGCTTCATTTGGGTATCTACACCACTTATTACCGCTTCAGATTGTGAAGGCGCTGGTGAGATGTTCCGCGTATCTACCTTAGATTTAGAAAACTTACCTCGCACAGACGATGGTAAAGTGGATTATAAAGAAGACTTTTTCGGTAAAGAATCATTTTTGACCGTATCGGGTCAGTTAAATGCTGAGACTTACGCGAGCGCATTATCAAAGGTTTATACCTTTGGCCCAACGTTCCGCGCCGAAAACTCAAACACCAGCCGTCACTTAGCCGAATTCTGGATGGTTGAACCTGAAGTCGCTTTCGCTGACTTAGACGATGTTGCAGGCCTCGCCGAGCGTATGCTTAAGTACTGTTTCAAAGCTGTGCTTGAAGAGCGTCGTGACGATCTTGCATTTTTCACTCAGCGTGTTGATAAAACCGTTACTGAGCGTTTAGAAAACTTCGTTAACAGTGATTTCGCTCAAGTCGACTATACCGATGCCGTTGAGATCCTTAAAAACTGTGGTAAGAAGTTTGAATTTGACGTTGAGTGGGGTATCGATCTGCAATCAGAGCATGAGCGTTACCTAGCAGAAGAGCATTTCAAAGCCCCTGTCGTGGTTAAAAACTATCCGAAAGATATCAAAGCATTCTATATGCGCCTCAATGAAGACGGTAAGACCGTCGCGGCTATGGATGTTCTAGCGCCAGGTATTGGTGAGATCATCGGCGGCGCGCAGCGTGAAGAGCGTCTTGATGTGCTGGATATGCGCCTAGCTGAGATGGATTTGAGCCAAGAAGATTACTGGTGGTACCGTGATCTACGCCGTTATGGCACAGTCCCTCATGCAGGTTTTGGCTTAGGTTTTGAGCGTTTGGTTTCTTACGTAACGGGTGTATCTAACATTCGCGACGTTATTCCATTCCCACGCGCACCTAAATCGGCTAACTTCTAATTATGGGATATGAGCTAGTTTAACTTCGAATATATTGATGGTTAAGCCTGCTTATCATATTCTTGATTTAGAAGATAAAGTTTAATTTAGAACGCCCTATATGGGCGTTTTTTTATGAATTTAATTTCTATGATGCAATTTTTTAGATAGATAAAGAGATAAGATTCAAAGGCAAAACGGTAGCCCAATAACACTGTGCAAATCGTCCACGTTTTACATACACGCTTTGCAAATCGACAGCCAAAAGCGCATCCTAGCGATTAAAACAATAACAAGAGTATATTTAATCATGTGGCTCCAACGACAGATCACCATTACGCGAAAAACTCGAGGGTTCCATCTGATCACAGATGAGATATATCAGGCGCTCCCAGAATTGCAGCACCTTAGCATTGGTCTTGCTCACCTCCTACTGCAACATACCTCGGCAGGACTCACCCTCAATGAAAACGCCGATCCTAGTGTCCGAGAAGATTTTGAGCGCTACTTTAACCAGCTAGCGCCAGAAAACGAGCCTTACTACACCCATACTTATGAAGGTCCTGATGATATGCCGGCCCATTTGAAATCTTCACTCCTTGGCGCTGAACTCACTATCCCCATTACCGATGGCGAGTTTAACCTAGGTACATGGCAAGGGGTCTACCTTTGCGAAGCACGAGATCGCGCCAGTGAGCGAACCGTGATAGTGACAATTCAAGGCGAATAGAGACTAGAGAGCAAGAGAAATGAAATGAGCCTTTCGGCATTCGCATTTTAGGTTATTTCATCTCAAGCTAAGCCTTAGTCTCTGTTGATTATTGCGTACCCGACAATCTATCCTTGCTCTAAGCTTGTTTCGTCGGAGAGTGGTTGCAACAAGGCTAACCAATCATCACTGTTCATCTCTGCAACAGAAAGACTCTCGGTTTGATACATACTCTGTGCCAAGGCCTTCTTGGTTTGTTGTAACTGCTGAATGCGCTCTTCAACGGTATTTTGGCAGATAAGCTTATAGACAAAGACCGGCTTCTGCTGCCCTATCCGATACGCTCTATCACTCGCCTGCTCCTCGGCAGCCGGATTCCACCAGGGATCCACATGAATAACTACATCTGCCTCAGTCAGATTAAGGCCAGAGCCGCCTGCCTTAAGGCTGATCAGAAACACATTCACCTGTCCACTGCGGAAACGGTCGATGATCTTATCTCTATGACGGCTTCTGCCCGTTAGCATCTCATAATCTATGCCTTGATCATCCAGTTGCTGAGCAATCAGATCGAGCATGGTTGTAAAGGATGAAAAAATGAGAATATTACGACCATCCTCAATCATATTTGGCAGTTTGTTTTCAAGCCAGGCCAGCTTAGAGGATTCCGCCACCAACAGCGCTTGAGGCACATCATGCTCAAGATGACTCGAACTGTGATCATCAACGCTTGGACTAAGTTTAAGCATCGCTGGATGACAACATACTTGGCGCAACTTTAACAATGCGTTACTGATCGCTAATCGGTTCGCTTTCGCCCCCGTTTGTAATAGGGCTAATTGTAACTGCTCTGCTACGGTTAACCGTATGGTTTCATATAGATCCGACTGAGTTTGACTCAGCTCAATTAAGGTATTGATCACCGTTTTTTTCGGTAATTCGGTCGCCACCTGAACCTTGGTGCGCCTGAGCATAAATGGCGCTATTCGCTGCGCTAATTTACGTCTGGCTGTATCGCAATTATCTTTTTCTATCGGTTGCTTAAACTGAAGTTGATATTGCCCCGCACTGCCAAGAAAACCCGGCATAAGAAAATGAAACAAAGACCATAATTCGCCTAAGTGGTTTTCCATCGGCGTGCCAGTAAGACACAGACGATGACTTGTATCTAAGCGATTCACCAGTTTAGTCACCCGGCTCCTGCTATTTTTGATCGTCTGAGCTTCATCAAGGATCACTTGATACCAATGACGTGTGGTCAGTTCATCGGCGTCTTGAGCCAAAATGCCGTAGCTGGTGATCACCATATCGACATTCGTTAGCGCCTGCAGGTGCTCATGTCGAGCACGACCACTCCAGACTAATGTGGTGAGACTTGGGGTAAAGTTACTGGCTTCACGTTGCCAATTACTGAGCAAACTGGTTGGCGCAATCACTAACACAGGCGCATTTAGCTTGCCCTGCTCCTTATCCATCAAAATACTACACAAGGTTTGAAGGGTTTTGCCAAGCCCCATATCATCAGCCAAAATCCCAGCAAAATGGTGTTGCTTAATAAATTGAAGCCAGCTAACACCTTGTTCCTGATAAGGCCTGAGCACAGCATTAAGCCCTTTAGGCAAAACGATATCCGTGCCGTGGGCTTTATTATTCACATAGCTATTTAATGCTAGCGCCTGTTTTCGTAACCAAGTGGCACCACTCCACTTCAGGGCTTTAGATCGCTTATCGGTCAGATCCTGTTTGAATGCACTGTCTAATTGGGGCAATCTTGTCAGTTGGTGCCGAGGTAACACCAACTGCTGCGACTCATTCAATGGCTGTTTATTAAAGAGTTCACCTAATACACTTAAGATCCGCGCCACCCTGTCGGCTGGCAGTGACAATAGCTCTCCGGTATCTAATTCCAACGAAATAGGCTCACGCCCCTGTTCTAGCGACAATTTACCTTGGCGAATTAAGTTAGTGAGTAGAGGTAATAGATTAACTCGCTCACCATCAACCTCAACCCCAAGACTGAGTTCGAACCAATCGGTATTGGGTGTTGCAACTTCTGCAAACCAGTTATTTGCGGCCACTTTTACGAATCGCTTCTTAGCGGCAAAATCGATCTGCCAGCCAGCCAGCGCCAATTTTCTAAAAAACACCACATGCTCACTGATGTCGTCGGGAACCAACCTAGTCCCAGCGGGCAAACTTCGACTAATAGGTAGCTCAAATCGTTGGCTTACTAAAGGGAGAATATTAAGCATGAGTTGGCACTTGGCCACTTGTGTCATCAAGGGCTGATGATTTGCTGCAATAAATAACAGTTGCGACAAGTTATAAGCCACACCTCGATGCACCATAGTAAACAAGGCGACATCCAGGGGCATCATGGCGGGGACTAACCAGGGAAAATCGACCCCATGACGTATCACTTCAATACGAGGTAACCATTCTCCATCGAGATCGATATTGGCTAAGATCCCCTGACCTATCTGTTCATTGTTCCCCTCATCAATGATCAAGGTATTACTCACCGGCTCAAGATAGCAGTTGTCTGCCAGATCGATTAAATAACTCGTATCGACAAAATCTTCATCGTATTGAATATCACAGCCCAATGGCCGCTGAACGTCTTGATAACATCCTCGTCCAGTAGCCCCAAGCAGTTGGTAAAAGTCTGCTGGCAAACCGAGCGCTAAAGGTAGCTGGATCTGCTCGGTTTGTTCAGCCAAGGCTTCGCCAGATACTAAGGTTTTAAGCTGATGGAAGAGTTGCAGATCAGTTTGGCTGACATACTTAGGTAAAGGCGTACTGCTGGTGACATCAAATCCCAAGGGACCACGTAATTGGTAGCTACCATTTTTATTAAGGTAGCCTTTGTGAACGCTTAATTGCAGCGCGTTTACCTCACCATGAATAAGATATAAGACTCGATGGCGAGCCATTGCAGGGAAAGGGTCAAACTGTTGGTTAGCTTCGCTTTTAAACAGGCGGATAGCGGTATCTGCACGACGACTACGAGTATGAGGATCGGGTTGACTCGCCTCATACTCGATAGCTAATGCTGCGACGTGAGCACATTGGCGCTGCGAACAAGAACACTCGCCTTTAACCCCTTCGCCCGTTAACAAGAGACGAGTCGTTTGCGGCCCTTGAGGATCGATAAATCGACCAGTAATGCTCTCTGCGTTGTAAGAAAAGTCGCTCAGTTCCTGTTGCAGAAGGAGTTGTAAACCCGCAAACCTTTGTTGATGTGTAAAATCGTGCGCAGTCTTTAACAATGAAACCATCCGTGACGATGCATATAGCCCATCAATATTTCGTCGAAAGGAGAAATGATATCACTAGTGACGCAATTAGACTAACCAAGGCCGCACACTTTGTGGACTCGGTAAGTGATAATAGGAGCAACAGCGGATTTTATCGCCAGAAGAGTTCTTTCTTTCTCAGTAAATCAACAAATTGTGCTTTTGGGATGGGTTTTGAAAATAGATAACCCTGACCTAAATCAATTCCGACTGAGTTAATGATCTCCAGTTGCGTCGAGTTCTCAATCCCTTCGGCAACAACCACCAGCTCAAGTGCCTGACTCATCTTAGCAATCGCCTTAATCAATGCCTGCTGCTTTACTGAATACTCGCAGCCTAATACAAAGCTTTTATCGATCTTGAGCTCATCGATAGGAAATTGGTTTAAATAGGCCAATGACGAATATCCTGTACCAAAATCATCGATCGCAATCCGGCAGCCTTTCGCTTTTAACTTAGTTAACTCGTCAATCAAGGTATCTTGATTACCCATCAACAAGGACTCTGTTATCTCAATAGTTAAACGTTCATAGGGAAAATTACAGTCTATTGCGGCAGCAGTCTTTTCGATCGACGCAATTAAGCCTTCTTGCAGCAAATGAGACCAGATCTCTTCAACGGAGACATTGATTGCGATGGTAAACGGATAGTCTCTATATTCGTGTAGAAAAGTAATGGCCTGTTTTCTTACCCATTCTCCAATACCAAGAATTAAGCCACTGGCTTCTGCAACAGGGATAAACTCCTGGGGTGAAATAAACTGGCCTCCATGGCACCAGCGTAGCAAGGCTTCTGCATGGACAATTTTACCAGTTTGTAAATTAATTATCGGTTGGTAATAGAGTTCAAACTCATTTAATTCAATCGCGGTTTGCAACCATGCATGGATCTTAGCCGCTCTGCTATCTCGCTCGCGGATCGCAAAATTAAATAATTGCGACCGGTTTTTGCCAGACCGTTTTGCTACGTACATAGCTTGATCGGCGCAGTTTAAGATGAGTTCTAGACTTTCCGCATCGTCTGGATAACGGGCAATACCAAGACTTAAGGTACTATATACATTAGTTGAACCGCTGAGTTGATACCGTGTCGCGGCTAAATTATCGATCCTTTGACTTACCTCATTAAGCTGGTCAATGCTCAACACATCTGGAATAAGTATCGCAAACTCATCGCCGCCCAATCGCGCCACAGTGAACCTATCGTCAGCAATGGATAGCAAGCGCTTGCCTATTTCGACAAGCAAACGATCACCCACACCGTGGCCTAAAGTGTCATTGACCTGCTTAAAGTTGTCTACATCCATCAACATCAAAGCAAATCCATGACGAGCATCGATATGTTGATTGATTAAGCCTAATAGCTGAGTACGATTGGGTAGTTGAGTTAACGCATCAAAATTAGCTTGATACTCAATCAAGTCAGAAGCCTGTTTACGTGCACTAATATCAGAGATAAGCCAGGCGTAAGCCCGATTATCACTGTAACTTTCATTTAATCTCATCGCCGTTAGATCGGCATAAAAGCTTGAGCCATCAAACCGTTTTATCAGGGCTTCCCCTTGCCAGTGTCCATTAGCCATTAGTGCATGGATCATATGCTGATTATTGGTATCGCAGCCGATCTGCTCGTTAGGGTTAAAATACCCTACATCACACCGAGATCCCTTTGTGGCCATTGCCCCCCAAAACGCATCATTAGCGTCTAGTATGGACCACTGGGCGCTTGTGGTGACTAACGCAATGGGAAGATTATTAAATATTGCCGTTGTTTGACGTTGAAACTGGAAAGATTTGCTACGCTCAATCGCAAGACTTGCAAGTCTTGCGGCTTCTTGGATCAGAATAAGATCAGTATCGCTGGGAGCATTGATGTTTTCGTAGTACATGGCGAACGTTCCGAGTACGTCACCATTACTCCCCTTAATTGGTTCTGACCAGCAGGCTAACAGCTTGTGAGCTAAGGCGATCCCTTTATAGTTCACCCAATTAGGATGGGTAGAGATATCGTCAACTATCACTCTCTGGCCACTAAAAGCGGCTTCACCGCACGACCCAACGCCGAGTCCTATCTCCACGCCATGAATTGCATCATTATATGCCTGAGGTAGATTAGGCGCTGCGCCTAACAGGAGGTGACGACGATCATCACTTAGCACCAACACCGAAGCGCGAGTGCCAAGTTTTTCCTTCTCAATCAGCAACACTAAGGCAGACAAAATGTCACTTAGTGAAGATCCGCTGAGCAACATGGTTAAAATGCGATTATAACGTTTTAGACTAAATTCGCGAGTTTGACCGTCGAACTCGTCAATCAATATCGGACAATAATCAAGGTGCACTGTTAACTCCTTTGGCCCTCAGTAACCGCTTAAAATCTACACCAATATAAGGCTTTATACAAAATTGTACATTTGTCTATTACACAGCGATTGATAAATAACCTAAGTTCGAGATAAATAAGGACAGCGATTAATACCAATCAGTAATAAGAAAGTGATCGACTCTGCGTGTTTTTTAGCAACTAATTCAAGACGAATGGACGATGAATGCTTGCTTCCATTACCAAGCGCCGCAGTGATAAGCGCTAATCGTCATCTGAAATGATGAGGTAAGATTCTAGCCGCTAGCTAACGGATAAAACTCAGGATAGAACTAGGACAAAACTAGGATAGAACTAGGATAGAACTGAGACAGTACTCAGACAGTACTCAGATACTGTATTGCGACACCCTATTTTTAAGTGACGCTTACCCTTAATCGAACAAACGTCATTAACGGGTAAGCCTGAATTTAAGGGAAGATCTCCTCCCCCTAAAAACTTGCACCACGGAAATATTTAAAACTGCCGCGATTAATAGGACTTAAGATTCGCTAACACGCTTCATTCGGGCTAAATAAAATCCATCGAATCCGCTATCGGCAACGCTAATGGTTTCATCGTCAATAAAGCTAAAATGAGGGTTTGCATTCAAAAACTCATCGACCTGTTGACGGTTTTCCTCTGGCATAATAGAACACGTGGCATAAATCAACATACCATCGACCTTAACCATACGACTGTAGCTCTGTAAAATCTCCTTTTGCAGCTGTACCAATACGGGTAAACGCTCTGGTGTGTCGCGCCACTTGGCATCTGGGTTTCGTTTTAACACACCAAGACCTGAGCAAGGTACGTCCAGTAACACCCGATCGGCAGTGAGCTTTAATCGTTTAATGGTTTTGCTGCTGGCAATGATCCGGGTTTCCACGTTGTGGGCAGCAGCGCGGCGCGCGCGTTGCTTGAGGCTATCGAGTTTCCATTGCTCAACATCCATGGCAAGCAACCGCCCTTTTCCTTGCATCTGGGCGGCAATAGAGAGCGTTTTACCACCCGCTCCTGCGCAGGCATCGATAACGCGCATCCCAGGTTTGGCATCTACCGCGGCAGCAACCAGCTGTGACCCCGCATCTTGCTGCTCAAACAATCCTTGCTTAAAACACTCGGTGCGAAACAGGGCCGAGTCAGACGTCACCTCTAGCGCGGTATCGACGCCAGCAACAACCTGAGTCTGAACACCTTCACGAAGCAACTTCTGCTGTAACTCATCGCGAGTACACTTTAATAGGTTGGTGCGCAAATAACGTTTTGGTGCCATCGCCAATGCCGCGCGTTCGGCAGGCCATTCATCACCAATTTGGGCTTGGCCTAACTCATCTAACCATTGAGGACAGCCGTCATAAAGTGCTGGGATAGCTTTAGCTTCTACCAAGCGACGTTGAAACGCTTCAGGCTCAACCGGCAGCGCATATTGCAGCTTTGGTAACTCCAGCTCATGAAAAAGATGCCAAGCATTGAGCAATCGCGTTCCTTCGCGTTCCATCTCTTGCGGTTTCATGTCCGCAAGATAGCAATAAAGGTTTAACCTACGCAGCAAATCGCCTGCGACCGAGGTGATCCTCGCTTGTTCAGCCGGCGCTAGCTTTAGTCCTGAGAAATGATGAGAATAAGCTCTATCCAAGGGCTTCCCTTCATTGAGAACCATAGCGAGTACATTAATAACTAGTTCAGTTGAACTTGGAGACAGCGACGCGTTTAACATGATAGAGCCTACTTAAGAAAAATCGGGGGGATCATAGGAGTTAAGGCCATATTACGCAAGTGATCCGCGCATTAATAACAATAAAAATGGCAAGCCCTTTAGCTTGCCATTTTCACCCTCGCTTTATCGGCTCTGTTTCTGTGCCTTAAAGCAGGCCATCAATCGAGTTCAGATCAGCCTTGCTGGCTATCTAAATCACGCAGCTTACTCGATATTATCAAGTTAATTTTTTTCACTTCAGCTCCGCATAGAAGCAACCAAATGGTGAAAATTGGATCTGTTCATGTAAAAGCACAGCACTTGGTAGATTGTGACCGCCGACAATCGCCCAACGCTGCGCATCCTGAATGTCAATATCAACATGGCTTTCAGTAAAGTTAAAGCCCACGAGCATAACGGAGCCTTGATATCGACGCTCAAACAATAAGACAC
Protein-coding sequences here:
- the pabB gene encoding aminodeoxychorismate synthase component I — translated: MVYSSTQGIAVKNLDWNLSTTEVFSHFADKPWAMLLDSASASHIDARYDIIVFDPIATLVTQGQLTSCCHYQEDGTATTETSARDPFTLLKQIIQRYFPTTYECELPFSGGALGSFSYDLGRVIESLPTTATKDIDLPEMNVGIYNWALIFDSQTATWSMVHYLGQQQLEQQLAKIEQSLGLSLSKAPFSLCSDWRPQIDKQAYSDKFAAIQTYLHSGDCYQINLTQRFEAQYQGDEWLAYLKLRQTNKAPFSAFCRLPDNALLSISPERFIQLKGDAIQTKPIKGTMPRASDPALDQQSAAMLANSEKDRAENLMIVDLLRNDIGKVAQPGSVRVPILFAIESFPAVHHLVSTVTAKLDKGYHATDLLRAAFPGGSITGAPKIRAMEIIEELEPSRRSLYCGSIGYISQDGQMDSSITIRTLIAEDNKLYCWAGGGIVADSLVDAEYQESYDKVSKILPILANSNDTR
- a CDS encoding CoA pyrophosphatase, with product MTLDEFKRRYALQVLPSDNAPKINRVLRQAAVLVALIEKEQELHLILTRRPTHLRAHPGQISFPGGKVEEQDVDCVATALREAFEEIALPTQNVEILGQYPIFNTFTGFAISPIIGIVKEDFEPVLDPGEVDELFTVPLRFLLDPANRIVKQFTRRGVTYPVYFISYEEYFIWGATAAMIDKICRQVSP
- the asnS gene encoding asparagine--tRNA ligase, whose amino-acid sequence is MSIASVASVFKGDFAVGSQVTVRGWVRTRRDSKAGISFLAVYDGSCFDPIQGVVPNSLENYDNEVLKLTAGCSVVMTGEVVESPGQGQAFELQVTNVEVTGWVDDPDTYPMAAKRHSIEHLRELAHLRPRTNIIGAVARVRNCLSQAIHRFYNEEGFIWVSTPLITASDCEGAGEMFRVSTLDLENLPRTDDGKVDYKEDFFGKESFLTVSGQLNAETYASALSKVYTFGPTFRAENSNTSRHLAEFWMVEPEVAFADLDDVAGLAERMLKYCFKAVLEERRDDLAFFTQRVDKTVTERLENFVNSDFAQVDYTDAVEILKNCGKKFEFDVEWGIDLQSEHERYLAEEHFKAPVVVKNYPKDIKAFYMRLNEDGKTVAAMDVLAPGIGEIIGGAQREERLDVLDMRLAEMDLSQEDYWWYRDLRRYGTVPHAGFGLGFERLVSYVTGVSNIRDVIPFPRAPKSANF
- a CDS encoding secondary thiamine-phosphate synthase enzyme YjbQ, which translates into the protein MWLQRQITITRKTRGFHLITDEIYQALPELQHLSIGLAHLLLQHTSAGLTLNENADPSVREDFERYFNQLAPENEPYYTHTYEGPDDMPAHLKSSLLGAELTIPITDGEFNLGTWQGVYLCEARDRASERTVIVTIQGE
- a CDS encoding DEAD/DEAH box helicase; translated protein: MLKTAHDFTHQQRFAGLQLLLQQELSDFSYNAESITGRFIDPQGPQTTRLLLTGEGVKGECSCSQRQCAHVAALAIEYEASQPDPHTRSRRADTAIRLFKSEANQQFDPFPAMARHRVLYLIHGEVNALQLSVHKGYLNKNGSYQLRGPLGFDVTSSTPLPKYVSQTDLQLFHQLKTLVSGEALAEQTEQIQLPLALGLPADFYQLLGATGRGCYQDVQRPLGCDIQYDEDFVDTSYLIDLADNCYLEPVSNTLIIDEGNNEQIGQGILANIDLDGEWLPRIEVIRHGVDFPWLVPAMMPLDVALFTMVHRGVAYNLSQLLFIAANHQPLMTQVAKCQLMLNILPLVSQRFELPISRSLPAGTRLVPDDISEHVVFFRKLALAGWQIDFAAKKRFVKVAANNWFAEVATPNTDWFELSLGVEVDGERVNLLPLLTNLIRQGKLSLEQGREPISLELDTGELLSLPADRVARILSVLGELFNKQPLNESQQLVLPRHQLTRLPQLDSAFKQDLTDKRSKALKWSGATWLRKQALALNSYVNNKAHGTDIVLPKGLNAVLRPYQEQGVSWLQFIKQHHFAGILADDMGLGKTLQTLCSILMDKEQGKLNAPVLVIAPTSLLSNWQREASNFTPSLTTLVWSGRARHEHLQALTNVDMVITSYGILAQDADELTTRHWYQVILDEAQTIKNSRSRVTKLVNRLDTSHRLCLTGTPMENHLGELWSLFHFLMPGFLGSAGQYQLQFKQPIEKDNCDTARRKLAQRIAPFMLRRTKVQVATELPKKTVINTLIELSQTQSDLYETIRLTVAEQLQLALLQTGAKANRLAISNALLKLRQVCCHPAMLKLSPSVDDHSSSHLEHDVPQALLVAESSKLAWLENKLPNMIEDGRNILIFSSFTTMLDLIAQQLDDQGIDYEMLTGRSRHRDKIIDRFRSGQVNVFLISLKAGGSGLNLTEADVVIHVDPWWNPAAEEQASDRAYRIGQQKPVFVYKLICQNTVEERIQQLQQTKKALAQSMYQTESLSVAEMNSDDWLALLQPLSDETSLEQG